TCCGGCTTCTCGGCAACGCCGACGTCGATGCCGGTCGCCACGACCGAGACGCGCATCGTGCCCTCCATGTCCGGGTCGAGCGTGGAGCCGACGATGATGTTGGCATCGGCATCGACCACGTCGCGGATGCGGTTCGCCGCCTCGTCCAGTTCGAACAGGGTCAGGTCGTAGCCGCCGGTGACGTTGATCAGCACGCCGCGGGCGCCGTTCAGGCTGACTTCGTCCAGCAGCGGGTTGGCGATCGCCTTTTCGGCCGCCTGCACCGCGCGCTCTTCGCCCTCGGCCTCGCCGGTGCCCATCATCGCCTTGCCCATCTCGTCCATCACCGCGCGCACGTCGGCGAAGTCGAGGTTGATCAGGCCAGGCCGCACCATCAGGTCGGTGACGCCCTTGACACCCTGGTACAGCACATCGTCGGCCATCGAGAACGCCTCGGTGAAGGTCGTCTTCTCGTTGGCCAGGCGGAACAGGTTCTGGTTGGGGATGATGATCAGCGTGTCGACCACCTTCTGCAGACCCTCGACGCCCTCCTCGGCCTTATGCATCCGCTTGGCGCCCTCGAACTGGAAGGGCTTGGTGACGACGCCGACGGTCAGCACGCCGAGTTCACGCGCGGCCTGAGCGATGATCGGGGCGGCGCCGGTGCCGGTGCCGCCGCCCATGCCGGCGGTGATGAAGCACATGTGCGCGCCGGCGAGGTGATCGACGATCTGCTCGATCGATTCCTCGGCCGCCGCAGCGCCGACCTGCGGCCGCGCGCCCGCGCCCAGCCCCTCGGTCACCTTCACGCCCATCTGGATGCGCGCCGGCGCATTGGATTGCTTGAGCGCCTGGGCATCGGTGTTCGCCACCACGAACTCCACGCCTTCCAGGCATTTCTCGATCATGTTGTTCACGGCGTTACCGCCGGCGCCGCCGACGCCGAAGACCGTGATCCGGGGTTTCAGCTCGTCCTGCTCGGGCATGGATAGGTTCAATGTCATCTCCGGTCCGCCTGCTGTCGTTTCTAGTGCCCCGCCGGGCATCTTTCCCCAAAATCTTGCGCCATACTACTCAAGGGCTCTGGCAGCGTCACGAAAAAAACGTGGCATACACACAAAATCTGCACCATTCGCGGGCCATTTCTGCGGGATTTCGCCGATTTCACCACATTTGGGGGCAAAGGCGATTTGCCCGGGCACAAATGCGATTCGCACCCCTCCGAGGCGACGGCGTCACGGCTCCCGCAGGTCGAGGGCCTTTCTTCAGCGATATTCGGGCGACTGCTCGGCCTCCCGCCGGTCCTTGTTCGTGGACCTTTCGTTCATGATAGCAGATTCTCGCCCGGTCTGTCGCGGGTTTTCTGAGCTGCCTGGGCTACCAGTTCTCCTTGAACCAGCGCACCGCGCGCTTGAGCGAGCGGGCCGGGTAGCGTTCGGCCGGAATGTCGAAATCCCACCATTCGTCCTGCGGGTGCGCGGCGAAGAGACAAAGCCCCACCGAGGCCGCGAATCCGGGCCCGGTGG
This genomic window from Rhodovulum sp. ES.010 contains:
- the ftsZ gene encoding cell division protein FtsZ: MTLNLSMPEQDELKPRITVFGVGGAGGNAVNNMIEKCLEGVEFVVANTDAQALKQSNAPARIQMGVKVTEGLGAGARPQVGAAAAEESIEQIVDHLAGAHMCFITAGMGGGTGTGAAPIIAQAARELGVLTVGVVTKPFQFEGAKRMHKAEEGVEGLQKVVDTLIIIPNQNLFRLANEKTTFTEAFSMADDVLYQGVKGVTDLMVRPGLINLDFADVRAVMDEMGKAMMGTGEAEGEERAVQAAEKAIANPLLDEVSLNGARGVLINVTGGYDLTLFELDEAANRIRDVVDADANIIVGSTLDPDMEGTMRVSVVATGIDVGVAEKPETPLPRRPMSEPLQRPETVAETATGQGEPQRPAAVERQRPAPEPVREVSQAPVEEPTLFEEFDPATAGADRGHVAQTADDGLPPPAYQPADEPEYQPEPQGFVAPRPRAPGTPTPEALERLRAAVGKVPQSQAQPRQQPQPQAQPAAHGAEDPRRGRFGIGELIHRMSGQGEGYERPSHAMRQQPPLHGRAAPVHEEEEYDDPEQERIEIPAFLRRQAN